One Helicobacter pylori NQ4053 genomic region harbors:
- the gmhB gene encoding D-glycero-beta-D-manno-heptose 1,7-bisphosphate 7-phosphatase translates to MNTNKALFLDRDGIINIDKGYVSQKEDFEFQKGIFELLKHAKSLGYKLLLITNQSGINRGYYTLKVFENLTEYLQESLLKELGFNLDGVYFCRHAPEENCACRKPKPFLILQAAKEHQICLERSFMIGDKESDMLAGLNAKVKNNLLLSTNFLKTPHSWIQCKDLKEMIDWIK, encoded by the coding sequence ATGAACACTAACAAAGCCCTTTTTTTGGACAGAGACGGCATTATCAATATTGATAAAGGCTATGTGAGTCAAAAAGAAGATTTTGAGTTTCAAAAAGGGATTTTTGAATTGCTAAAGCATGCGAAATCTTTAGGCTACAAACTGCTTTTAATCACTAACCAATCCGGGATCAACCGAGGCTATTACACCCTTAAAGTTTTTGAAAACCTCACTGAATACCTCCAAGAAAGCTTGCTTAAAGAATTAGGTTTTAATTTGGATGGCGTCTATTTTTGCAGGCACGCCCCAGAAGAAAATTGCGCTTGCAGGAAGCCAAAACCCTTTTTGATTTTACAAGCCGCTAAAGAGCATCAAATTTGCTTGGAGCGATCTTTTATGATAGGCGATAAGGAGAGCGACATGTTAGCCGGCTTGAACGCTAAAGTTAAAAATAACCTTTTATTGAGCACAAATTTTTTAAAAACTCCTCATTCTTGGATACAATGTAAAGATCTTAAAGAGATGATTGATTGGATTAAATAA
- the lpxB gene encoding lipid-A-disaccharide synthase: protein MPTILVSALEASSNAHLEELRHNLPKDYRFIGVFEGEEALYSPREFSVMGFRDVIGRLGFLLKAHKEMVQLAKQADMVLLMDSSSFNIPLAKKIKKQDPYKKIMYYILPQVWAWKKWRAKSLEKYCDFLGAILPFEVGYYQKKAQYVGHPLLDEIKYYKKDIKGETLVFMPGSRKSEIAKIFPLFVKTAQILEQNEGFKRRVLVVPSFFKGLDLKALYGEGIKLFEISYDAHKSLFEAEFAFICSGTATLEAALIGTPFVLAYRAKTMDFLIARMFVNLHYIGLANIFYNALNDETPGLGESQLHPELIQHFLSVESLLKAYEEMDRERYFKESLRLREYLASGSARKIANGMAFLLNLT from the coding sequence ATGCCCACGATTTTAGTGAGCGCTTTAGAAGCGAGCTCTAATGCACATTTAGAGGAATTACGCCACAATTTGCCTAAAGATTATCGTTTCATTGGGGTGTTTGAAGGGGAAGAAGCGCTCTATAGCCCTAGAGAATTTTCTGTCATGGGTTTTAGAGACGTGATAGGCCGTTTAGGGTTTTTACTCAAAGCCCATAAAGAAATGGTCCAATTAGCTAAGCAAGCGGACATGGTGCTTTTAATGGATTCTTCTTCTTTCAATATCCCCCTAGCCAAAAAAATCAAAAAACAAGACCCGTATAAAAAAATCATGTATTATATTTTACCTCAAGTTTGGGCATGGAAAAAATGGCGCGCTAAAAGCCTTGAAAAATACTGCGACTTTTTGGGGGCGATTTTGCCTTTTGAAGTGGGCTATTACCAAAAAAAAGCCCAATATGTGGGACACCCCTTACTAGATGAAATTAAATATTATAAAAAAGATATTAAGGGCGAAACTCTGGTGTTTATGCCAGGAAGTCGAAAAAGCGAAATCGCTAAAATATTCCCTTTATTTGTCAAAACGGCTCAAATTTTAGAACAAAACGAAGGGTTTAAAAGGCGTGTGTTGGTCGTGCCGAGCTTCTTTAAGGGGTTGGATTTGAAAGCCCTTTATGGAGAAGGCATTAAATTATTTGAAATTTCTTATGATGCGCATAAGAGTTTGTTTGAAGCGGAATTTGCGTTCATTTGCAGCGGCACAGCGACTTTAGAGGCTGCTTTGATTGGCACGCCTTTTGTGTTGGCGTATAGGGCTAAAACGATGGATTTTTTGATCGCTAGAATGTTTGTCAATTTGCATTATATAGGTTTAGCGAACATCTTTTATAACGCCTTAAATGATGAGACTCCAGGGCTTGGGGAGAGCCAATTACACCCGGAATTGATCCAGCATTTTTTGAGCGTAGAGAGCTTGTTAAAAGCGTATGAAGAAATGGATAGAGAGCGCTATTTTAAAGAAAGTTTGAGATTAAGGGAATATTTAGCCAGTGGGAGCGCGAGAAAAATCGCTAATGGAATGGCTTTTTTGCTGAATTTAACTTAA
- the mua gene encoding nickel-binding protein Mua yields MQEELNAYQQEIEDTRGILKKIRLELKQVQEILRKKKSVLKGLKQEICQKKLEKENSRLNKETQNTEEDVIFPKALEEVEVYAKDNQVIMAKPCKRLFNEGLYLQYRSVLRENRLLKNHLSKKDFENSLLKIELRDLHKEIKLYQVQNLLKDK; encoded by the coding sequence ATGCAAGAAGAATTGAACGCTTACCAGCAAGAAATTGAAGACACTAGAGGAATTTTAAAAAAAATCCGTTTGGAATTGAAGCAAGTCCAAGAAATCTTGCGTAAGAAAAAGAGCGTTTTAAAAGGTTTGAAGCAAGAAATCTGTCAAAAGAAATTAGAAAAAGAAAACTCCCGCTTAAACAAAGAAACACAAAATACAGAAGAAGATGTGATTTTCCCCAAAGCCCTTGAAGAAGTGGAGGTTTATGCTAAAGACAATCAGGTTATTATGGCTAAACCATGTAAGCGTTTATTCAATGAAGGGCTTTATTTGCAATACCGCAGCGTTTTGCGCGAAAACAGGCTTTTAAAAAACCATCTTTCTAAAAAAGATTTTGAAAATTCGTTGCTCAAAATTGAATTGAGAGATTTGCATAAAGAAATCAAGCTCTATCAAGTCCAAAACCTTTTGAAAGACAAATAA
- a CDS encoding type III pantothenate kinase: MPARRSFTDLKNLILCDIGNTRIHFAQNYQLFSSAKEDLKRLGIQKEIFYISVNEENEKALLNCYPNAKNIAGFFHLETDYVGLGIDRQMACLALNNGVVVDAGSAITIDLIKEGKHLGGCILPGLAQYIHAYKKSAKILEQPFKALDSLEVLPKNTRDAVNYGMVLSVISCIQHLAKDQKIYLCGGDAKYLSAFLPHSVCKERLVFDGMEIALKKAGILECK; the protein is encoded by the coding sequence ATGCCAGCTAGACGATCTTTTACAGATTTGAAAAACCTAATTTTATGCGATATAGGCAACACGCGCATCCATTTCGCACAAAACTACCAGCTCTTTTCAAGCGCTAAAGAAGATTTAAAGCGTTTGGGTATTCAAAAGGAAATTTTTTACATTAGCGTGAATGAAGAAAATGAAAAAGCCCTTTTAAATTGTTACCCTAACGCTAAAAATATTGCAGGGTTTTTTCATTTAGAAACCGACTATGTAGGGCTTGGGATAGACCGGCAAATGGCATGTTTAGCGCTAAATAATGGCGTGGTGGTGGATGCGGGGAGTGCGATTACGATTGATTTAATTAAAGAGGGCAAGCATTTAGGAGGGTGTATTTTGCCCGGTTTAGCCCAATATATTCATGCGTATAAAAAAAGCGCTAAAATTTTAGAGCAACCTTTCAAAGCATTAGATTCTTTAGAAGTTTTACCTAAAAACACCAGAGACGCTGTGAATTACGGCATGGTTTTGAGCGTCATCTCTTGTATCCAGCATTTAGCCAAAGATCAAAAAATCTATCTTTGTGGGGGCGATGCGAAGTATTTGAGCGCGTTTTTACCCCATTCTGTTTGCAAGGAGCGTTTGGTTTTTGACGGGATGGAAATCGCTCTTAAAAAAGCAGGGATACTAGAATGCAAATGA
- the pgbB gene encoding plasminogen-binding protein PgbB: MNKPFLISLIALIVFSGCNMKKYFKPAKHQVKGEAYFPNHLQESIVSSNRYGAILKNGAVIGDKGLTQLRIGKNFNYESSFLNESQGFFILAQDCLNKIDKKTSKSKVAKTEETELKLKGVEAEVQDKVCHQVELISNNPNASQQSIIIPLETFALSASVKGNLLAVVLADNSANLYDITSQKLLFSEKGSPSTTINSLMAMPIFMDTVVVFPMLDGRLLVVDYVHGNPTPIRNIVISSDKFFNNITYLIVDGNNMIASTGKRILSVVSGQEFNYDGDIVDLLYDKGTLYVLTLDGQILQMDKSLRELNSVKLPFASLNTIVLNHNKLYSLEKRGYVIEVDLNDFDSYNVYKTPTIGSFKFFSSNRLDKGVFYDKNRVYYDRYYLDYNDFKPKLYPVVEKSASKKSQKGEKGNAPIYLQERHKVKENKQTLEENKVKPRNSGFEEEVKTRRPEPIRDQNNATQQGETKNNESKNVPVLKENAAKKEAPKPNSKEEKRRLKEEKKKAKAEQRAREFEQRAREHQERDEKELEERRRALEMNKK, translated from the coding sequence ATGAATAAACCATTTTTAATCTCACTCATAGCCCTAATTGTCTTTAGCGGCTGTAACATGAAAAAATATTTCAAACCCGCTAAACACCAGGTTAAAGGCGAAGCGTATTTCCCTAACCATTTGCAAGAAAGTATCGTTTCGTCTAATCGTTATGGAGCCATTTTGAAAAATGGAGCGGTTATAGGCGATAAAGGTTTAACGCAGCTAAGAATCGGTAAGAATTTCAATTATGAAAGCAGTTTTTTAAATGAGAGTCAGGGGTTTTTCATCCTTGCGCAAGATTGTTTGAACAAGATTGATAAAAAAACAAGCAAAAGCAAGGTGGCTAAGACTGAAGAAACGGAATTGAAATTAAAGGGCGTTGAAGCGGAAGTCCAAGATAAAGTCTGTCATCAAGTGGAATTGATTAGCAATAATCCTAACGCCAGCCAACAATCCATCATTATTCCTTTGGAGACTTTTGCCTTGAGCGCGAGCGTTAAAGGGAATCTTTTAGCGGTGGTGTTAGCGGACAATTCAGCGAATTTATACGACATCACTTCTCAAAAATTGCTTTTTAGCGAAAAAGGTTCCCCAAGCACCACGATCAATTCTTTAATGGCGATGCCTATTTTTATGGATACGGTCGTGGTGTTCCCTATGTTAGATGGGCGCTTGTTAGTCGTGGATTATGTGCATGGAAATCCCACGCCCATTAGAAACATTGTTATCAGCAGCGATAAGTTTTTCAACAACATCACTTACCTTATCGTAGATGGCAATAACATGATCGCTTCTACAGGGAAAAGAATACTCTCAGTCGTGAGCGGTCAAGAGTTCAACTATGATGGGGATATTGTGGATTTGCTTTATGATAAGGGGACTTTATATGTGCTGACTTTAGATGGGCAGATTTTGCAAATGGATAAGAGTTTGAGGGAATTAAACAGCGTGAAACTGCCCTTTGCTTCGCTCAATACCATTGTATTAAACCATAATAAATTGTATTCTTTAGAAAAGCGTGGGTATGTGATAGAGGTGGATTTGAATGATTTTGATTCGTATAATGTCTATAAAACACCAACTATAGGCAGTTTTAAGTTTTTTTCATCCAATCGTTTGGATAAAGGGGTGTTTTATGATAAAAATCGGGTGTATTACGATCGCTACTATTTAGATTATAACGATTTTAAACCAAAACTTTATCCCGTTGTGGAAAAATCTGCATCTAAAAAATCTCAAAAAGGCGAAAAAGGGAACGCTCCTATTTATTTGCAAGAAAGGCATAAAGTCAAAGAAAACAAACAGACTTTAGAAGAAAACAAAGTTAAGCCAAGAAATAGTGGGTTTGAAGAAGAAGTTAAAACCAGAAGGCCTGAGCCTATTAGGGATCAAAATAACGCCACCCAACAAGGCGAAACAAAAAACAATGAAAGTAAAAACGTTCCTGTCTTAAAAGAAAACGCCGCTAAAAAAGAAGCGCCAAAACCAAATTCTAAAGAAGAAAAACGCCGCTTGAAAGAAGAAAAGAAAAAAGCCAAAGCCGAACAAAGAGCGAGAGAATTTGAACAAAGAGCGAGAGAGCATCAAGAAAGAGATGAAAAAGAGCTTGAAGAAAGAAGAAGAGCTTTAGAAATGAATAAGAAGTAG
- a CDS encoding twin-arginine translocation signal domain-containing protein has product MKRRDFIKTTALGATGAVLGAQILQAEESKGSVAKKYKIEAEYSIDFDSAEHTSLFIPMPSVVASNVHLQGNHASYESMLNFGVPYLQVDFLKSAQKKQVHLSYEIASYQLNERLFETSDFVAMGRYERDDASVANIANQLKGTTPKESVRNFYAFIKHDMPKRQKALEGKENLPKRDSLPWFATISQESMFVSLCHACGIKSAEVQGLKLAQNSVVKNAPRVEVYLKDSFLAFDFQNNHKEVFIPLNRHKDMQLDSALLATFGDAFALVDGRDLGNYESKLFEKRVSYTIV; this is encoded by the coding sequence ATGAAACGAAGGGATTTTATTAAAACGACTGCTTTAGGCGCTACAGGTGCTGTTTTAGGAGCACAGATTTTGCAGGCAGAAGAAAGCAAAGGGAGTGTTGCAAAAAAATATAAAATAGAGGCTGAGTACAGCATTGATTTTGATTCTGCAGAACACACTTCACTTTTCATTCCCATGCCAAGTGTTGTAGCGAGCAATGTGCATTTACAAGGCAACCATGCTAGCTATGAAAGCATGCTTAATTTTGGAGTGCCTTATTTGCAAGTGGATTTTTTAAAAAGCGCTCAAAAAAAGCAAGTCCATTTGTCTTATGAGATCGCTAGCTATCAATTGAATGAGCGTTTGTTTGAAACGAGCGATTTTGTAGCAATGGGGCGTTATGAAAGAGACGATGCGAGCGTGGCTAACATTGCCAACCAGCTCAAGGGAACAACCCCTAAAGAAAGCGTCCGTAACTTTTATGCGTTCATCAAGCATGACATGCCTAAGAGACAGAAGGCTTTAGAGGGTAAAGAAAATTTGCCTAAACGAGATAGTTTGCCTTGGTTTGCAACCATTTCACAAGAGAGCATGTTTGTGTCCTTATGCCATGCGTGCGGGATTAAAAGCGCTGAAGTGCAAGGCTTGAAATTGGCTCAAAACAGCGTGGTGAAAAACGCTCCTAGAGTGGAAGTGTATTTGAAAGATTCATTTCTAGCGTTTGATTTTCAAAATAATCACAAGGAAGTCTTTATCCCATTGAATCGCCATAAAGACATGCAGTTAGATTCTGCCTTATTGGCGACTTTTGGCGATGCCTTTGCCCTTGTGGATGGTAGGGATTTAGGCAATTACGAGAGCAAACTTTTTGAAAAAAGAGTGTCCTATACGATTGTCTAA
- the greA gene encoding transcription elongation factor GreA, whose translation MNKEPMSMHGYNKICAELKQLKEVERPNIVKEIDIARGHGDLKENAEYHAAKEKQRFIEARIVDLSEIVANAQVIDPSVLAHNKVSFGSTIKILNLDNDKEFSYTIVGSVESDPAKGLISFGSPIAKSLIGKSKGDAVSIQLPNGESDFEILDIYYKEICFDEN comes from the coding sequence ATGAACAAAGAACCTATGAGTATGCATGGATACAATAAAATTTGCGCGGAATTAAAGCAATTAAAAGAGGTGGAACGGCCTAATATTGTGAAAGAAATTGATATTGCTAGAGGGCATGGGGATTTGAAAGAAAACGCTGAATACCATGCCGCTAAAGAAAAACAACGCTTCATTGAAGCGAGAATCGTGGATTTAAGCGAAATTGTCGCTAACGCTCAAGTGATTGATCCGAGCGTTTTGGCTCATAATAAAGTGAGTTTTGGGAGCACGATTAAAATCCTTAATTTAGACAACGATAAAGAGTTTTCTTACACGATAGTAGGGAGCGTGGAGAGCGATCCGGCTAAAGGGTTAATCTCTTTTGGTTCGCCGATCGCTAAGAGCTTGATCGGTAAGAGCAAGGGCGATGCGGTGAGTATTCAATTGCCTAATGGGGAGAGCGATTTTGAAATTTTAGACATTTATTATAAAGAGATTTGTTTTGATGAAAATTAA
- a CDS encoding zinc ribbon domain-containing protein YjdM — protein MQDLPPCPKCNDAYTYHDGTQLICSSCLYEWNENEVNDEELIVKDCHNNLLQNGDSVILIKDLKVKGSSLVLKKGTKIKNIKLVNSDHNVDCKVEGQSLSLKSEFLKKA, from the coding sequence ATGCAAGATTTACCCCCATGTCCTAAATGCAACGACGCCTACACCTACCATGATGGCACGCAACTGATTTGCTCTAGTTGTTTGTATGAATGGAATGAAAATGAAGTTAATGATGAAGAATTGATCGTTAAAGATTGCCACAATAATCTTTTACAAAATGGGGACTCGGTCATTCTCATTAAGGATTTAAAGGTTAAAGGCTCATCTTTAGTGCTTAAAAAAGGCACCAAAATCAAAAACATCAAACTTGTCAATAGCGATCACAATGTGGATTGTAAAGTGGAAGGGCAGAGTTTGTCTTTAAAGTCTGAATTCCTCAAAAAAGCTTAG
- the dut gene encoding dUTP diphosphatase: MKIKIQKIHPNALIPKYQTEGSSGFDLHAVEEVTIKPHSVGLVKIGICLSLEVGYELQVRTRSGLALNHQVVVLNSPGTVDNDYRGEIKVILANLSDKDFKVQVGDRIAQGVVQKTYKAEFIECERLDETSRGSGGFGSTGVSKA; this comes from the coding sequence ATGAAAATTAAAATCCAAAAAATCCACCCGAACGCCCTTATCCCTAAATACCAAACCGAAGGTTCTTCAGGCTTTGATTTGCATGCTGTAGAAGAAGTAACGATCAAACCTCATAGCGTGGGGTTGGTGAAAATAGGGATTTGTTTGTCTTTAGAAGTGGGGTATGAATTGCAAGTGCGCACCCGTAGCGGTTTGGCTTTGAATCATCAGGTGGTGGTGTTGAATTCTCCTGGCACGGTGGATAATGATTATAGGGGCGAAATTAAGGTCATTTTAGCGAATTTAAGCGATAAAGATTTTAAAGTTCAAGTAGGGGATAGGATCGCTCAAGGGGTGGTTCAAAAAACTTATAAAGCCGAATTTATAGAATGCGAACGATTAGATGAAACTTCAAGGGGTAGTGGGGGGTTTGGCAGCACAGGAGTGAGTAAGGCATGA
- the hypA gene encoding hydrogenase/urease nickel incorporation protein HypA: MHEYSVVSSLIALCEEHAKKNQAHKIERVVVGIGERSAMDKSLFVSAFETFREESLVCKDAVLDIVDEKVELECKDCSHVFKPNALDYGVCEKCHSKNVIITQGNEMRLLSLEMLAE, from the coding sequence ATGCATGAATACTCGGTCGTTTCTTCTTTAATCGCTCTTTGCGAAGAGCATGCGAAGAAGAATCAAGCCCATAAGATTGAAAGAGTCGTGGTCGGTATTGGTGAAAGAAGCGCTATGGATAAGAGCTTGTTCGTGAGCGCGTTTGAGACTTTTAGAGAAGAATCTTTGGTGTGTAAGGACGCTGTTTTAGACATTGTGGATGAAAAGGTTGAATTGGAATGCAAGGATTGTTCGCATGTTTTTAAGCCTAACGCATTAGATTATGGGGTGTGTGAGAAATGCCACAGCAAGAATGTCATTATCACTCAAGGCAATGAAATGCGTTTGTTGTCTTTAGAAATGTTAGCGGAATAA
- the flgE gene encoding flagellar hook protein FlgE, with the protein MLRSLWSGVNGMQAHQIALDIESNNIANVNTTGFKYSRASFVDMLSQVKLIATAPYKNGLAGQNDFSVGLGVGVDATTKIFSQGNIQNTDVKTDLAIQGDGFFIISPDRGITRNFTRDGEFLFDSQGSLVTTGGLVVQGWVRNGSDTGNKGSDTDALKVDNTGPLENIRIDPGMVMPARASNRISMRANLNAGRHADQTAAIFALDSSAKTPSDGINPVYDSGTNLAQVAEDMGSLYNEDGDALLLNENQGIWVSYKSAKMVKDILPSAENSTLELNGVKISFTNDSAVSRTSSLVAAKNAINAVKSQTGIEAYLDGKQLRLENTNELDGDEKLKNIVVTQAGTGAFANFLDGDKDVTAFKYSYTHSISPNADIGQFRTTEDLRALIQHDANIVKDPSLADNYQDSAASIGVTINQYGMFEINNKDNKNVIKENLNIFVSGYSSDSVTNNVLFKNAMKGLNTASLIEGGASASSSKFTHATHATSIDVIDSLGTKHAMRIEFYRSGGAEWNFRVIVPEPGELVGGSAARPNVFEGGRLHFNNDGSLAGMNPPLLQFDPKNGADAPQRINLAFGSSGSFDGLTSVDKISETYAIEQNGYQAGDLMDVRFDSDGVLLGAFSNGRTLALAQVALANFANDAGLQALGGNVFSQTGNSGQALIGAANTGRRGSISGSKLESSNVDLSRSLTNLIVVQRGFQANSKAVTTSDQILNTLLNLKQ; encoded by the coding sequence ATGCTTAGGTCTTTATGGTCTGGTGTCAATGGGATGCAAGCCCACCAAATCGCTTTGGATATTGAGAGTAACAATATTGCGAATGTGAATACCACTGGGTTTAAGTATTCTAGGGCTTCTTTTGTGGATATGCTCTCTCAAGTCAAACTCATCGCTACCGCGCCCTATAAAAATGGGTTGGCAGGGCAGAATGACTTTTCTGTGGGGCTTGGGGTAGGCGTGGATGCGACGACTAAAATCTTTTCACAAGGCAATATCCAAAACACGGATGTCAAAACCGATCTAGCGATTCAAGGCGATGGCTTTTTTATCATTAGCCCTGATAGGGGGATCACGCGCAATTTCACTAGAGATGGGGAGTTTCTTTTTGACTCGCAAGGGAGTTTGGTTACCACCGGCGGGCTTGTGGTGCAAGGGTGGGTGAGAAACGGGAGCGATACCGGCAATAAAGGGAGCGATACAGACGCTTTAAAAGTGGATAACACCGGTCCTTTAGAAAACATTAGAATTGATCCTGGAATGGTGATGCCAGCTAGAGCGAGTAACCGCATTTCTATGAGGGCGAATTTAAACGCTGGAAGGCATGCGGATCAAACAGCGGCGATATTTGCTTTGGATTCTTCAGCCAAAACCCCTTCAGATGGCATTAATCCGGTGTATGATTCAGGCACGAATTTAGCTCAAGTCGCTGAAGACATGGGATCTTTATACAATGAAGATGGCGACGCTCTTTTATTGAATGAAAATCAAGGGATTTGGGTGAGCTATAAAAGCGCGAAAATGGTCAAAGACATCCTCCCCTCTGCAGAAAACAGCACGCTTGAGTTGAATGGGGTTAAGATTTCTTTCACTAACGATTCAGCGGTGAGCCGGACTTCAAGCTTAGTGGCGGCTAAAAATGCGATCAATGCGGTCAAAAGCCAAACGGGCATTGAAGCTTATTTAGACGGCAAGCAATTGCGTTTGGAAAACACCAACGAATTAGACGGCGATGAAAAGCTTAAAAACATTGTGGTCACTCAAGCCGGGACCGGGGCGTTCGCTAACTTTTTAGATGGCGATAAAGATGTAACGGCTTTCAAATACAGTTATACGCATTCTATTAGCCCTAATGCGGATATTGGGCAGTTTAGGACCACTGAAGACTTGCGCGCCTTAATCCAGCATGATGCTAATATCGTTAAAGATCCTAGTTTAGCGGACAATTATCAAGATTCAGCCGCTTCTATAGGGGTTACAATCAACCAATACGGCATGTTTGAAATCAACAATAAAGACAATAAAAATGTCATTAAAGAAAATCTTAATATCTTTGTGAGCGGGTATTCTTCAGACAGCGTAACGAACAATGTTTTGTTTAAAAACGCGATGAAAGGGCTTAATACCGCTTCTTTGATTGAAGGAGGAGCGTCAGCGAGCAGTTCTAAATTCACCCACGCTACGCATGCGACAAGCATTGATGTGATAGACAGCTTAGGCACTAAACACGCCATGCGCATTGAGTTTTATAGGAGTGGGGGGGCGGAATGGAATTTTAGAGTGATCGTGCCTGAGCCTGGGGAATTAGTAGGGGGGTCAGCGGCTAGGCCTAATGTGTTTGAAGGAGGCCGTTTGCATTTTAATAACGACGGATCGCTTGCAGGCATGAACCCGCCTCTTTTGCAATTTGACCCTAAAAATGGCGCTGATGCCCCCCAACGCATCAATTTAGCTTTTGGTTCCTCAGGGAGTTTTGATGGGCTAACGAGCGTGGATAAGATTTCTGAAACTTATGCGATTGAGCAAAACGGCTATCAGGCGGGCGATTTGATGGATGTCCGCTTTGATTCAGACGGGGTGCTTTTAGGAGCGTTCAGTAATGGCAGGACTTTAGCGCTCGCTCAAGTGGCTTTAGCGAATTTCGCTAACGATGCGGGCTTACAGGCTTTGGGCGGGAATGTCTTTTCTCAAACCGGAAACTCAGGGCAAGCCTTAATCGGTGCGGCTAATACGGGGCGCAGGGGTTCAATTTCAGGATCCAAACTAGAGTCTAGTAATGTGGATTTGAGCCGGAGCTTAACGAATTTGATTGTGGTTCAAAGGGGCTTTCAAGCGAACTCTAAAGCGGTAACCACATCCGATCAAATCCTTAATACCCTATTGAATCTCAAGCAATAA
- a CDS encoding sulfite exporter TauE/SafE family protein — protein MQMMQNLSFLGMFLAALSMSLGHCVGMCGGIVSAFSQIRFSKVTSFSYQLTCHALYNVGRISTYMLLGAITAGLGHSLSVSMGFRGILLIGMGVVLILLALLGSKAEKLSFQIPFISFLMKKTLQSQNILGLYFLGVLNGFLPCMMVYSFLASVILSHSAFMGAMLGLSFGLGTSVPLFLMGIFLSKISISYRKFFNLLSKGLMGVFGLYVLYMGIMLISHKMSHAMHHKSDIMHHQNNATPQQESHHEH, from the coding sequence ATGCAAATGATGCAGAATTTGAGTTTTTTGGGCATGTTTTTAGCCGCTTTGAGCATGTCTTTAGGGCATTGTGTGGGCATGTGTGGGGGGATTGTGAGCGCGTTTAGTCAAATAAGATTTTCTAAAGTTACAAGCTTTTCTTACCAGCTCACTTGCCATGCCCTTTATAATGTAGGAAGGATCAGCACCTACATGCTCTTAGGGGCTATAACGGCAGGTTTAGGGCATAGTCTTAGCGTGAGCATGGGTTTTAGGGGCATTTTATTGATTGGCATGGGAGTTGTTTTAATCCTTTTAGCGCTCTTGGGATCTAAAGCGGAAAAATTAAGCTTTCAAATCCCTTTTATTTCTTTTTTGATGAAAAAAACCTTGCAATCTCAAAACATTCTAGGGCTGTATTTCTTAGGCGTGTTGAACGGGTTTTTACCTTGCATGATGGTGTATTCGTTTTTAGCGAGCGTGATTCTCAGTCATAGCGCGTTTATGGGAGCGATGCTAGGCCTTTCTTTTGGGCTTGGCACTAGCGTGCCGTTGTTTTTAATGGGGATTTTTTTAAGCAAAATTTCCATTTCTTACAGGAAATTTTTCAATCTTTTGTCTAAAGGCTTAATGGGGGTTTTTGGGCTTTATGTCCTTTATATGGGGATCATGCTCATTAGCCACAAAATGTCTCATGCGATGCACCACAAAAGCGATATAATGCACCATCAAAACAACGCCACACCACAGCAAGAGAGCCACCATGAACACTAA